The following is a genomic window from Miltoncostaea oceani.
TCCGTGAGGGCGAGGCCGAGGAACATGAGCGAGGTCAGCTCGCCGCGCAGCTCCGGCTGGCGGCCGACGGCCTCGACGGTCTTGCCCATGAGGTAGCCCACGCCGATGCCCGGGCCGATGGCGCCGAACGCGGTGGCCAGGCCGAGCGCCAGGACCTTTGCCGCATCCTCGATGTTGCCTTCCATCAGATGTCTCTCCTTTGGATTGTCAGTGCGATGACTCGACGGCGAAGCCGATGTAGATGCCGCTGAGCATCGCGAAGATGAAGGCCTGGAGGCCGGCGACCAGCAGCCACTCGAAGACCCAGAAGAACACCCCGACGGGGAGGGCGATGAGCCCGAAGAAGTTCCCCAGCAGGACCATGAAGCCGGCGGCCATGATGATGAGCAGGTGGCCGGCGAGCAGGTTGGCGAACAGTCGCACGGAGAGGCTCACGAGACGGAGGATCTGCGAGAGCACCTCGATGCCGAAGATGATCGGCTGGATCGCCTTGGGGGCGTCCGGGACGAGCGTCTTCAGGTACCCGAGCACCCCGTGCGCCCGGACCCCCTCGTAGTTGTAGACGAGGAAGGTCACCACGGTCAGCGCCAGCGTGACGTTGATGTTCGCGGTGGCCGCGTAGAGGGCGAAGTCGGGGATCGGCCCGATCCAGCTGGCGTGGCTGACCGGTAGCGGGATGAAGCTCACCAGGTTGCTGACCAGGATGAACAGGAACAGCGTGGCGATGTACGGGAAGTAGCGGTTGTACACCGAGGTCGTGAGCGTCGGCCGGGCGATCTGCTTCTCGGCGAACTCGTAGGCCATCTCGACGATGTTCTGGGACTTGGTCGGCTTCATCTTGAGGCCGCCGCGGATCACCAGGCCCATCGCGATGCAGATGACGCTCGCGAGGAACAGGTAGAAGACGGCCTTGTTGATCGACAGGTCGAGCGGGCCGAGCTCGATCGACACCCAGGGGTCGAGCTTGAACTCCTCGGACGGATCGAACTCCGCCCCGGCCGCCATGCCGGCGGCGGGGAGCGCGAGCAGCGTCGTGAGCGCGGCGACGGCCGCGATGCGGACCCTCGATGCGGCGGTCACTGCGGCGCGCCCTTGGGCACGCGGGAACGCTGCGCGTAGAGCGCGGTGCGGCCGAGGAGATCGAACGTGAAGCACGTGATGAACACACCCGCGGCGATCAGTCCGGCCTCCTCCGAGTAACGAAGCGCGATGACGAACAGCACGAGCGCCGTCAACCAGGCCCGTGCGATGAAGGACACGCCGGACATGCCGACGGCGGCCGTGGCCGAGAGGCCGAACGACCACTTGGCGGTCGTGATGGAGATGCCCCAGTTGACGCACCAGAGCAGGAACCCGATGAACCAGCCGGACCAGTCACCCCCGGCCACCAGGACGATCGGCAGCGTGAGCACCCCGACGATGATGCCGATCCCCGAGAGGAGGGCCTTCGCCATGGGGGGCGGGTACACGCTGTCCTCGTCGGAGGCGACCTGCGGTGCGTCGGGCAGAGAGGGGTGCTGCGGTGTGATTCAGGGTCCTCCGAGCGGATCCGGGACACAGCACGTCGACGGCGCACAGCGTCGGCCGACGAGCCGGACCACTATACCCGGCGCGCACCCGCCGGGGAGGTGGTGGGGCGGCCCCGGGACGCTTGTCAGGCCGGGAACGGCCCATTCCAAGGACAACCGGCGTGATCGACGAAATCAGCGGGACGATGCCCCGGAGCCCCCTCCCCCGCGCGCCCCACCCTTTCGTCCAGTTGCCCCGCCCCGGGATCGACGCAAGGATCGCCGCCATGCGGCCTCTCCGTGCTCTCGGCCTGTGCGCGCTCGCGGGGGCCGTCGGCCTCGCGACCGCGTCGACCGCCACCGCGCGCGTCAGCATCCTCGACGACGACCCCGAGGCGATCGCCCGGGCCGTCCAGCCGCAGCCCGACGGGTCGCCGGGCCTCGGCGCCGCCGACGGG
Proteins encoded in this region:
- the atpE gene encoding ATP synthase F0 subunit C — encoded protein: MEGNIEDAAKVLALGLATAFGAIGPGIGVGYLMGKTVEAVGRQPELRGELTSLMFLGLALTEAIVFYALLMGFVAFFIG
- the atpB gene encoding F0F1 ATP synthase subunit A encodes the protein MTAASRVRIAAVAALTTLLALPAAGMAAGAEFDPSEEFKLDPWVSIELGPLDLSINKAVFYLFLASVICIAMGLVIRGGLKMKPTKSQNIVEMAYEFAEKQIARPTLTTSVYNRYFPYIATLFLFILVSNLVSFIPLPVSHASWIGPIPDFALYAATANINVTLALTVVTFLVYNYEGVRAHGVLGYLKTLVPDAPKAIQPIIFGIEVLSQILRLVSLSVRLFANLLAGHLLIIMAAGFMVLLGNFFGLIALPVGVFFWVFEWLLVAGLQAFIFAMLSGIYIGFAVESSH